In Vibrio alginolyticus NBRC 15630 = ATCC 17749, one genomic interval encodes:
- a CDS encoding DMT family transporter: MFNSERKATVILVATTMIAALGWIFSKETIQGLPPFGFIGARFTIASLCLLPLCYRPLLKANLKDVLSAGGVGLLLGSAVMTWIYAISISDTLGEGAFIMSLSMLFVPIVAWVMFRQRPQRIFWLSLPIAVLGLACLSLVGGWKQSASQLWFLGAALVLALHFNVNSKYSQKLPVLLLTCVQLFSAGCLGLLVSFFMESFPAEVDSSIWWWFALSTLLATSLRYVMQTMGQKFVQAGNAALIMILEPVWTVILSVLWYGEVLTANKLVGCVLILFSLIIYRTGGRFRFPTRK; encoded by the coding sequence ATGTTTAACTCAGAACGCAAAGCGACGGTTATTCTGGTTGCGACGACGATGATCGCTGCACTTGGCTGGATATTCTCTAAGGAAACAATACAGGGTTTACCACCTTTTGGCTTTATTGGGGCGCGATTTACTATCGCTTCGCTCTGCTTACTGCCTCTATGTTACCGACCTTTGCTGAAAGCAAACTTAAAAGATGTGCTTTCTGCTGGTGGTGTCGGGCTCCTGTTAGGCAGTGCCGTTATGACATGGATTTACGCTATTTCTATCAGTGATACTCTTGGGGAAGGCGCATTTATCATGAGCCTTTCCATGCTGTTTGTGCCGATTGTTGCATGGGTTATGTTTCGTCAACGACCACAACGAATTTTCTGGCTTTCTTTGCCTATCGCTGTATTAGGTCTTGCTTGTCTTTCTTTAGTTGGTGGCTGGAAACAATCGGCCAGTCAATTGTGGTTTCTTGGTGCAGCACTGGTTTTGGCGCTTCATTTTAATGTGAACAGCAAATACTCTCAAAAACTACCTGTGCTGCTGCTTACTTGCGTGCAACTTTTTTCAGCAGGTTGCTTAGGTTTGTTGGTTTCATTTTTTATGGAATCTTTCCCGGCTGAGGTGGACTCCTCTATTTGGTGGTGGTTTGCGTTGAGTACCTTATTAGCGACGAGCTTGCGTTACGTAATGCAAACCATGGGGCAAAAATTTGTTCAGGCAGGTAACGCTGCTCTAATTATGATATTAGAACCAGTTTGGACGGTTATTCTGAGCGTGCTGTGGTATGGCGAAGTGCTAACGGCAAATAAACTAGTAGGTTGTGTGCTTATCTTATTTTCTCTAATTATTTATCGTACTGGCGGGCGGTTTCGCTTCCCTACTCGAAAGTAG
- the ydiJ gene encoding D-2-hydroxyglutarate dehydrogenase YdiJ, translating into MLPALPLQVSSDPVVIKFFNTLKQLGFKGDTDARYTTRLSMATDNSVYQQLPLSVVFPANHHDVVILGKVSARDEFKHLTFSPRGGGTGTNGQSLNSGIVVDLSRYMNRVLEINEQEGWVRVEAGIVKDQLNDIVRPYGYFFSPDLSTSNRATLGGMINTDASGQGSLQYGKTSDHVLELKAVLADGSVLDTEAIQQNKRLNCDVVSRALKITEEVCRDKRQQILDKFPPLNRFLTGYDLKNAINDKSEEFDVTRILCGSEGTLAFITEAKLNLTRIPTTRRLVNVKYDSFDSALRNAPLMVEAEALSVETVDAKVLNLAREDIVWHSVKHAISDVQGKEMQGINFVEFAGSQSDDIEDKVERLLLILDKEIVHRRSGIIGYQVCRDPKDIQAIYVMRKKAVGLLGATKGQAKPIAFAEDTCVPPENLADFIAEFRTLLDSNNLHYGMFGHVDAGVLHVRPALDMCDPEQEALMHQLSDDVVALVAKYNGLMWGEHGKGYRSEYGPAFFGDELFTELRRIKAAFDPDNKMNPGKICTPLNSDAEMVKVTATKRGYYDRQIPVEVRESLKPVLSCNGNGLCFNYDADSPMCPSFKVTADRRHSPKGRAGIMREWLRRLNDSDFDLLANEQQLLNQTLSVKLLAQKLSKLISRPDPDDLSHEVYEVMNGCLACKACASQCPVKVDVPDFRARFLHLYHSRYRRPLRDYLVSNIEQLLPIMAKAPKLVNQIASSRPVTQVLETSIGFIDSPVLSIPTLQSRCQALGVSPFDFVYLESLSPEVKQNYVLIVQDPFTSFYEAELVADFIQLLQRLGKHPVVLPFKPNGKAQHVKGFLKAFARNAQNTSDFLKQVAEVEIPMIGIDAALVLCYRDEYHQVLKEKRGEFTVYTAHEWLVDTLNEWPAVRASDEEPWYLMAHCTEKTKIPETEKSWQSIFQHFGLNLQVIPTGCCGMAGTFGHEVDKKSTSEAIYQLSWKPNIKNLPTERVLATGYSCRSQVKRFEGEVVRHPVQVLASLLAV; encoded by the coding sequence ATGCTTCCTGCACTTCCGCTACAGGTTTCCTCTGATCCTGTGGTTATCAAGTTCTTTAACACCCTTAAACAGCTTGGTTTCAAGGGGGATACTGATGCTCGCTATACCACTCGATTGAGTATGGCGACTGACAACAGCGTCTACCAGCAACTTCCGTTGTCGGTCGTCTTTCCTGCCAACCATCATGATGTGGTAATACTTGGCAAGGTCAGTGCTCGTGATGAATTTAAACACTTGACCTTTTCGCCCAGAGGAGGCGGAACGGGCACCAACGGACAATCATTGAACTCGGGGATCGTGGTTGACCTGTCTCGCTACATGAATCGAGTGTTAGAGATCAACGAGCAGGAAGGTTGGGTGAGAGTGGAAGCTGGGATAGTCAAAGATCAACTCAACGACATCGTTCGCCCTTATGGTTATTTCTTCTCGCCAGATCTGTCGACCAGCAACCGCGCAACATTAGGTGGGATGATTAATACTGATGCATCAGGCCAAGGCTCTTTGCAATATGGTAAAACCTCGGATCATGTGTTGGAGCTCAAAGCCGTATTGGCAGATGGCTCGGTGCTCGATACCGAAGCAATTCAACAAAACAAACGGTTAAACTGTGATGTAGTATCGCGAGCGTTAAAAATTACGGAGGAAGTTTGTCGAGACAAGCGTCAACAGATTCTGGATAAGTTTCCTCCTCTGAATCGCTTTCTTACTGGTTATGACCTAAAAAATGCCATCAACGACAAGAGTGAAGAGTTTGACGTCACGAGAATATTATGTGGCTCTGAAGGTACGTTAGCTTTTATTACTGAAGCCAAGCTCAATCTTACGCGAATACCTACTACGCGACGGTTAGTGAACGTTAAATACGATAGTTTTGATTCTGCATTGCGAAATGCTCCCTTGATGGTCGAAGCAGAGGCGCTATCGGTTGAGACAGTCGATGCAAAAGTACTCAACCTTGCAAGAGAAGACATTGTCTGGCACTCGGTAAAACACGCGATCTCAGACGTGCAGGGCAAAGAGATGCAAGGGATTAACTTTGTCGAGTTCGCAGGCAGTCAAAGCGATGATATTGAGGATAAAGTTGAACGCTTACTTTTAATTCTTGATAAAGAAATCGTTCATCGACGCAGTGGTATCATCGGCTATCAAGTCTGTCGCGACCCCAAAGACATCCAAGCTATTTATGTAATGCGCAAGAAAGCGGTTGGGCTGCTTGGCGCGACTAAAGGTCAGGCAAAGCCGATTGCATTCGCGGAAGATACCTGTGTGCCGCCTGAAAATTTGGCGGACTTTATCGCGGAATTTCGTACGTTGCTAGACAGCAATAACCTGCATTATGGCATGTTTGGGCATGTGGATGCAGGCGTTCTTCACGTGCGTCCAGCGCTCGATATGTGTGACCCCGAACAAGAAGCGTTGATGCATCAACTGTCCGATGATGTGGTCGCGCTGGTGGCAAAATACAATGGTTTAATGTGGGGAGAGCACGGTAAAGGATATCGCTCAGAATATGGACCTGCCTTCTTTGGTGATGAGCTCTTTACTGAATTAAGGCGTATTAAAGCGGCGTTTGACCCCGACAATAAAATGAACCCGGGCAAGATTTGCACGCCACTGAATAGCGACGCTGAAATGGTAAAAGTCACAGCGACCAAGCGTGGCTACTATGATCGTCAGATCCCCGTAGAAGTCCGAGAGTCGCTTAAGCCCGTACTGTCTTGCAATGGCAATGGGCTGTGTTTTAATTACGATGCTGATAGCCCAATGTGTCCATCATTTAAAGTGACAGCCGATCGTCGCCACTCTCCGAAAGGGAGGGCGGGGATAATGCGTGAATGGCTGCGTCGCCTTAATGACAGTGACTTCGATTTGCTCGCTAACGAACAGCAACTTCTCAATCAAACGTTATCGGTTAAGCTTTTGGCTCAGAAGCTGAGTAAGTTGATATCTCGCCCCGATCCTGATGATTTATCGCATGAAGTTTATGAGGTGATGAACGGTTGTCTAGCGTGCAAAGCGTGTGCGAGTCAGTGTCCTGTTAAAGTTGATGTGCCTGATTTTAGAGCGCGTTTTTTACACCTCTATCACTCTCGTTATCGTAGACCTCTGCGCGACTATCTGGTGTCGAATATTGAGCAACTGCTGCCGATTATGGCAAAAGCTCCCAAGCTGGTTAATCAAATTGCATCTAGTAGGCCTGTTACGCAAGTATTAGAGACATCCATCGGTTTTATTGATTCGCCAGTGCTATCGATCCCTACGTTGCAAAGTCGATGTCAGGCACTTGGAGTGAGCCCGTTTGACTTTGTGTATCTAGAATCGCTTTCCCCAGAAGTGAAGCAAAATTACGTCTTGATTGTTCAAGATCCATTTACCAGCTTTTATGAAGCCGAGTTGGTTGCGGACTTTATTCAGTTATTGCAGCGGTTAGGGAAACACCCTGTTGTTCTGCCTTTCAAACCCAATGGGAAAGCTCAACATGTAAAAGGTTTCCTTAAGGCATTCGCCAGAAATGCACAAAACACCTCGGATTTTCTCAAACAAGTTGCTGAGGTTGAAATTCCTATGATCGGTATCGATGCAGCCTTAGTGCTTTGTTATCGTGATGAATACCATCAGGTTCTAAAAGAGAAGCGAGGCGAATTTACAGTTTATACGGCTCATGAATGGCTGGTGGATACACTCAACGAATGGCCAGCTGTACGCGCATCAGATGAAGAGCCTTGGTATTTGATGGCGCATTGCACAGAAAAGACCAAAATACCGGAGACTGAGAAATCTTGGCAGTCTATTTTTCAGCACTTTGGCTTAAATCTGCAAGTCATACCTACGGGATGTTGTGGCATGGCTGGGACATTCGGACATGAAGTGGATAAGAAAAGTACGTCTGAAGCTATATATCAGCTTAGTTGGAAACCGAATATAAAGAACCTGCCCACTGAGCGTGTGTTAGCCACGGGGTACTCCTGCCGCAGTCAAGTTAAGCGTTTTGAAGGGGAGGTAGTTCGACACCCGGTACAGGTTTTAGCCAGTTTGCTTGCTGTATAG